In the Candidatus Methylomirabilota bacterium genome, GGCTCGATCCGAGCGTCGCGGGCCGCCGCAGGGGTCGGACCTCCTCCGGGATCAGGACGAGACGCACGCGCGGAGTCTCCTGCCGGTCCAGCCGGCGAAACAGATCGTGGGTGATCCGGCCGATGGCGCCCACCAGACCCTCGCGCTGCAGGGGCAGGCGAACCGACACCGTCCAGCCGCCGGTCCAGCCGCGCTGCACCTCCGGCGCGGCCACCGCCCCGAGCTCGCGGTGGATCGCCTCGGTCAGAGCGATCTGCCGCGCGACCCGCACGCTGCGAGCGCGCGCCACGCGGCTCGACAGAGCGAGCAACCCCCACACCGCCAGGAAGGGAATCAACGCAATCATGATCGCGATCTCCGTGTCCATGCTCATCGTGTCCTCCTCGGGCTCCGTCGTTCACCGAGTGAGACACCAGGGCCGCCGCGGCGTGAAACCGCGGGCCGGCGTGGAACGGGTCAGGCGGGAAGCGGATGCAGATCGGGCCGACAGGTCGTGCAGGGGATGAACCCGGCGGCCTCGGCCCGCTCGCGCGTGCCGAACAGGGTGAGCGCGGACAGGGGCTGCGACGACAGCGAGCCGCACGTCGGCACGCAGTACTCGCGCTCGCCGTTCATCAGCGTGTACATCGCCTCGCGACGGACGAGAAAATCGTCGTGTCGCGCCACCGTCCGGATGCCCTCCACCGCGAGCAGCCGCTGCTTCAGCTCGACGCGCTTGCCCGCGTATCCGATCAGCGCGCCGGTGCTGCCGATGACCCGGTGGCAGGGGATCACGATGGGCAGCGGATTTCCGCGGAGCGCCTGCGCCACCGGCCGCGCCGCCGACGGCATCCCGATGCGCGCCGCGATCCCCGCGTAGGAGGTCACCCCACCGTAGGGCAAGGCGGCGGTCGCTTCCAGCACCCGCCGCTGGAAGTCGCTGCGCATCCGCCGAAGATCGAGCGGCCACTCGAGCCGCGCCCGCCGGCCCTCGAGGTACTCCGCGAGCTCGGCCCACAGACCTTCGGTGGCGCTGCGGTCCTCGATCGCGTCCTCCCCGAGCAGGCGGCGCACGCTCGCGGACAGCGATCCGCCGGCCGGCAAGTACCGCACCAGGGCCACGCCGTGCTCCGAGCGGCCGATCAGGATCGGGCCGAGCGACGACGAGAAGATCCCGAAGCTCAGCATCCGCGAGCGCAGATCGGCCAGGCTCGCGCCGAGCTGC is a window encoding:
- a CDS encoding methylated-DNA--[protein]-cysteine S-methyltransferase — encoded protein: MSKRAVSCREIEPHLLAVASGEADAGAVERVQDHLAGCASCRRELGHYRTVERVLHSFRGTPMAGDDPTLARAQLGASLADLRSRMLSFGIFSSSLGPILIGRSEHGVALVRYLPAGGSLSASVRRLLGEDAIEDRSATEGLWAELAEYLEGRRARLEWPLDLRRMRSDFQRRVLEATAALPYGGVTSYAGIAARIGMPSAARPVAQALRGNPLPIVIPCHRVIGSTGALIGYAGKRVELKQRLLAVEGIRTVARHDDFLVRREAMYTLMNGEREYCVPTCGSLSSQPLSALTLFGTRERAEAAGFIPCTTCRPDLHPLPA